The window gttGAGATAGGAGTATAATTTAGGGACCAGACTGGTGAGAAGgggggatagaatttagagggctattacgggaggcatgtttagtgttgaggtcagaattgaggagacagagggtaaGGATTTGTGGGTCAGAGATGGCAGAACCAGCAGAACGTGGGAGGTCAGAGTCTGGGGAGAATGTGACAggctccagggaacaggtcaggatttgagttcagatttgggaaaacagggactggaaatgtcagtgttggaggcaagtagagaattgagggtcagggctgggaacagagtacccgtgtttggggtcagatgaggggtcctgggaggtcctcgatgatgaggcaggtcccagcatcttcatatctgttccccaagaccagcacttactcctgggagctgaggaaggcattttcattctgaaccgaaatgatcagggggccacgctggagatggtgagggccaggcagcaccgcgggtgagccaagggtgggaggctggaattGGGAGGTGCTGGGGTCTTACAGGAGCTGTCTCCTCCATGCTCTGCAGCTCTTTCTAGCCGGACTACCCGGGTGTACTCCATCAACaatgtcctcatgtctctctcaggtctggctgtgGGTTGGTTGGGATGTGTTGGAGTGGGGGGTTCACAACTTAAGGAGTCAAGTGTCACGGGATGGGAGCTAGCTGGGCACAGCTGGAAAAAACACTTAGGATCCCCTTCCAAAGAGCCCACAATTCAAATCCTAGCCACGTTTTAAATTAAGGACTTGGGGCAAGAGACTTTggcttcccaagcctctgtttccccatctgtaaaatggggctcacaatactgccacctctcaagtcagttttgaggtATTCCTACAATGAGttagtctttacatttctttgatggtcataTGACATTCCTTATCCCATATTTTACTAAACTAGAGTGAGCGAGCTGAaggttaaaattttgtgtcattgttttacaaaagctttgtgtaaaataatttctcatttgtgagggaacaccaagccagataggatttgtgagctcattaatatcacatcagggatgagaaacttttacagaatctctaggtatgtttcttcttaaagttttgtaatatgtgtaactttaactgactggttaagtgtccatagattctcatgtgactacaggcaccactagggTTAGAAACGTACTTATTTTAGGCACCATTGTTCACCAGAgccaagcacactgcctggcctcccgtgggcatttaaaatatgttaagtgagAAGCCAAGAAATACAGGTGCTTGAGATTTAAAGGCTtgggcatttcaaagggatggggcccagggaagggatggggaaagctgGGAGTGTACAGTGCCCTATAACTTCCTGCTTCCCCtaaatacacacaccctgcaggaAAGACCCCCCACCTGTATTCTCATAGcatcctgggcctgctggaatggaaagaggccagagcaggaagccccATTGCTCACATCAGTCCCCACCGGCTCCTAGCAAGGTACGAGACCCCAGTGGAACCACAGACCCCTCTAATATCTGATTCCtaccccgcacccccacccccacccccacccccacccccactcacgcCTACCTGGTTCTGCAGGAAGAACATGGTCTCCACTAAGTTCCGGGATACCAAAGGTTGCCGGGCGTGCTGTGTGGGGGAGAGAGAATCTCGTGGATATgcagaggggagcggggccaggggcatgacttggactctagccactgaagagggttgcgatttaaggcagggtgtccagagcccggggaaagatgtgtggcctttgggggcgcggggcaggggagacaggattgaccctaacccatccttccccacctccacagcggagggcgctagctccgggggcccgttcctgtgtggggcattgGAGACATCCGTGGTCCTGCTTCAGTGGCAGCAGCCCATGAACAAGTTCCTGCTTCTCCGGGTAGGGggcctgtaagcactggggactttgtcaggttctgtggcgggggccttccactcttctgctgagagctctttgaagtcgGGCTTCCACCCGAGGTCTCTTCCCAATCACCCGGAGAGCCCGCTCACCTGAaggctcctccttctgaggccctccggttctttaagccccgcccttcgccccgggcctaattcttcttcaggccctgtgcCCCGCCAGGTCTCTTAGGAGACGCTATTCAGGTTCTTGGAGCCTCTAAGACTTTGCTGCCTTGGAGGCCACGCCCCCTGGGGGCCCGGCCTTTCTGTCCCCAAGGCGGCACGCCCCCTAGtggaagccacgcccactctgAGACCACACCCGTCAACTTCTATGCCCTCTGAGGCCTCAGCCCCTCAAGTTTCTACAtggcacctcccaagactgagggctccggaactccttcgggagccccaggccgactctcttccaaggccccgcccctcccaggccccgcctcaaacctcctctgagtccgccccttcccgtgcggcccgcagcaggtgctcttcccgctacacacgcctctgcccgtgttctcactgctgaccgggccaggctccgagctgcccgccgtgtgcatcggcgtgagccccgggcagccggcgaagtcggtgttcttccacaccgtgcgcttcggcgcgctctcctgctggcggggcgagatgagcgcaggtgagtgggacaggtcctgggaggggtgcggcTTATCAGGTTAGCGGCGTTGGGTCTGGGTAGCTGGGCGGTGCTTAGCCTGAAGCGTAACTGGGAAGCGGGCTGAactaagaggggactggagaacgttgggtatatataactggtgagatggatgacggggagggggagaaggagggtgtgagcAACTCTGTGATGGCTGGGGTttagcctgcttgcctggggatacAGACGATGCCTAGCAGAGTTtaggggaatgaggtggaattggTCCTTGCACTTCCGCCTCTCAAGCAGAGCACAAGGGACCAGTACAAGTGACTCAGGTCGAGGAAGACAAGGTGATGGTCACTTCTGGATTTCGGAtgtgcacctctgtctctgaccatctccttgtctccacaaagctcaggaaaggaaggacttcattaggaagtcctaggcggggaatctgagggccacagagaggaagtgactcacatcaccagctgtcagacctgctctgtgccctctctgtctgtgtctatattgtcccctctgaatctctgtttctcaatgtgtctgttttcccacttcttggtctctgcccagctcgctctttgtctgcctcagtttgaatctgtttctgattttctgtccctgtctctgtctccctctgactttcctcattttaacaaagtcacatcacctcctgctcagagccctcccaagccttccatttccctccaacaatAAGCCCAAATTTCGCATCACAGCACTCGAGGCTGACGCCCACAACCACCCCAGGCTgacccaccttctctccactccacccactttgccactttccaggcccaccaggcactttcctacctccgggcctttgcacttgctcatcttgttcacgttgagtgggaatgctcccatcctcaaccccgtcaccttctcagagttgcCTTCACTGATCACCCAGTATGAAACGTCATACCCCTTCCTACAcgtatttcctgttgtcttttcttgcttttgttttttctatttattcgcaTCTCACATACGgtttctttctcctatttctcttGTCTACTGTCCGTATCCCCCACTGGAATATTCTCTCCACGATGGTGGGGATCTCTGTCTTTATGTCCACAGGTGTGTCCCCATTGCCTACCacggcacctggcacacagtaaatgtgtagTCGGTTGAATGAATCaatctccctctggcctctggttccctgtatcgctgcctctctcttttgctgACCATTCCTTGTCCCCTCATGTTACCCCCTCCCCATGTGGTACCTGgtgtgggtggcagccaggggctcctggggccaggtttcCTGGTCCCCATCTGACACCATGCCGGGGTGACCTTTGCAGTCACAGGCCCCCTGTCAGAGCTCCAGATCAGCTATGTCTGCAGGGAAGTGCTCCAGGTGAGGCGATGcttggtgggtttgggtgggtgcagggccctgctcacacccccagaacactcacagcccccctctccaccctcctccccagggactggcctatctacactcacagaagaagatacaccgggacatcaaggtgatctgggggcagaaaagtagccttggtgggtgggggcctctgggagatggtAGTGGTATTTGGAGGTCTCAGGCGGTGtgtgaccagggagcagaggcagagttgggctggCAGTAGGGAGGGGTGTCTCTGACAGCCTCTGAtcccccctctcttccccagggagccAACATCCCCATCAAGGACCCTGGGGAGGTCAGactgggtgagtgtggctggtgggggtggggagggggactggctgggagccagagaggACAGGGACCCTAGGTCAGtatgtctctccctctgcctccagctgactttggTATATCGGCCCAGATCGGGGACACACTGGCTCGATGCCTCTGATTCATTGGGACACCCTACTGGCAaggggtgcctggctggcagccaggggtggtgcgggcttggtggtggtgggcagtAGATTTCCCTACCATGGATCTCTGGGAATCTCCATCCTGGCttttgccctgcctctgcctttctctgttgagcgatctgtgtactctgtggctctcccttgagttttccatttccctaggtcttcctgtgcatgtctcccctccacgtgtttttctcagtgtttctgttGATTTTGATCCTGATTTCTGTCTCTCCATATTTGCCCatggctgtcttttctgtctgtttcagtctgtggctctccatgtctctttgcctctctctgtctctgttttctagtctatctctgactctctgtctttacctctctccgtctttatttctgtctctctgcctctttatgTGTCTGCATCCAagtctctctgtgtcccattctccggctcgctccctgtctctctccagtccccccaccccctacctaggggtctcccctccccttcatcatgtcacccctggctctctgagggtctctgcTTCTAGGATGGCTGCGGAAGTGGCGGCCGTGGCCCTGAAGGGGGGATACAACGAGCTGTGTGATATCTGGTCACTGGGCATCACAGCCATTGAATTAGCCGAGCTACAGCCAACCCTCTTTGACGTTCACACTCTCAGGTAGGCAGGTGTGTCAGGTCCACCTGGTCCCAGAGATCCCACTCGACTCTGACCCTGAACACCACCccccgcctgcttccccacatcaagACCCCCCTACAGGTGATCCCTCTCCCTTCGAGCCCAACCCGAGAACCTCaacccagaaagcattttctccagtcCACACCAGGAGCCCCCAATGCAGGAAGTCCTGCCTTGAGGCTCCCCTGAGAATTCTGGAACTCTGTAACATGATGAGCAGCATCCCCTGGAAGTGGCGTCCTATGCATCGTAAAATCtacccctcattctcctcctgtccctcactgctctctgctgaccTCAGTGCCATCTGGGGTCCCTCACATCATGAGATCTGACCTCCACTGGGAAGTCTGAATCCCATGTTCTGTCCTTGCTTTCTAGAGTTCTCTTCCTCATGAACAAGAGTGGCTATCAGCCTCCTCggctaaaggaaaaaggcaaatgttaggagagagtcatgggaaggcgggggacagagggcagagtcagggctgatggtctgatgggagggtctctggtcccctcatcccagaacttgccttttgggggggttatttatttatttatttatttatttatttatttatttatttatttatttacttttagaggagggggttgaacctagggcctcctgcatgctaagcatgcgctctaacacttgaactgtaccctcccccagtacttgcctttttcttcccaaggtcgGCTGCCTTCCACATCTTCGTCAAAGTCGCCCTCAACAAGAGCGCCAAGAAACGACCTGGCACCACCAAGATGCTCAGTGtaaacctcccctccctgagcagccttccCAAACTCACCCCCTGTGAGATCCCACCAGGGCCTCCCTCAGCTCCCTagaacactgatgattttattccacagaacgcctatggccctttcaaagtccctgctccctctgaaatccccagggctccgccttccaagaccctccaaattgtaccccagacctttcccccaagatatgctgagttctaaaatctcacaagttgccaacggcttcaggacccattcctggggTTTCTCTGGAATTCCAGGGGACCCCCGAGACAACTCTggaattctccaacttctctaaattcgtctgatcccttcagacacctgagaatcccccaggtggcagctgcccagacTTCCCCGCCTTCTTCCTCTATTGGCACCTCCACCGCCAGATTCCCTTAGATGGTTTCTCAagcccctgtgccagccctctccctgcagcccagccctctgtctgctgaccgcctcctcctcccacccccagcatcaACTGGTGTCCCAGCCCGGGCTAAACAGAGGCCTGATCCTAGAGCTTCTTGACAAActgaggaacccagggaagggggcagctgttggcgagattgaagatgaggagcctgaggtgagtgggccttgcttggatgacaaaagcactggacggtccccacctttgctcaggctgctcccctgcctggggtgtccccttgttgcctctctgagaaggagaaaagccagggagcatggggggcttggcacagagctgggggcacagaggttacgggagagccgagggctccagactgggctgctggaggccggtgGGCCTGATGCGGCTGCCGCTCTGCCCAGCTACCCCCCGCCATCCCTCGGCGGATCCGATCCACCCATCgatccagctctgtggggatcCCAGATGCGGACTGCTGTCGTCAGTAGAGAATCCTTAAGCTTTGGAGACACTTGTAACCCCCTCATCAGAttgccagagaccccagagaccCTCCTCGCTTCTAAACATaccctcagaggccccccattaccatctgatcccacaagaggccccagagaacctcatctacaaaatgattctagagaCCCCTACCACTCCGCTCTGCACACGGACCCCATAAGATTTCCTATAACCACCAGGactcccagagacctcagaaactttgttctgatcccagatacccaagtggaatctaaaaacaaacactctaTAACCATGTTGAGCCCCCATCTCCCTGATCACAAATCTTGACCCCAAAATGAGACCCCTGTAAACCAGGATCCCTCCTCTGAAGGGACAACTCCAGTCCTAAGATCCTGGCTGcagaccactcccccaccccagttctaTTCTTCCTATTCCCGAATCCATGTCCCCAGCGCACTGTGTGTCACCtgcataccaccccaccccaacccccatggCGGCACATGGAGTTCAGGAAGCCTCGAGGCATGTAGTCCAGACCCACAGCTGACACGGTGAGACGCCTCCCTActgccccgccgccctcccctccccctgggccactgctgactctttcctatcccacaggctcgcttacaaccacctggaggcttcaagagcagcagtcctaggtcagggaccctcagcgtgggaggggggctgggatagGTATGGGGACCGCCCGAGGCTCatgcctgtccctcctcaggaAACCTGTCAGAGTCCGAAAATGACTACGGTAACGTGGACATGTGAGAGAGCgcctcagaccccacccagccccaccatccatgaccccaacctcagcccctgctttccttccaccactcagccgtgacccctggctggacactcagtacccacacctaccttcaccctaaccctgaccctcccacaccagcccccactctcctccccaccaacccttcacccctaacctcaccccaactcaaccctggagcccctgccacatcctagtacacagcactcacgtcattcactgattcatgtcGGGCTgcagctccagactgagctcctCGACAGTAGGAGCCCTGCCTGGTCTCGCACTGCTGAAGCCGAGCATTGTGCTGGCACACCCTCTGTAGACTCTTTGTGAATGTatgtaagaatgaatgaatgaatgaatgaatgaatgaacaaatgaatgagtaaacagatttttctcttccttccccaggcctgtggtagtggagacacgcccagcagatgatcTACTGTCCCCAGCAACCTCTATATCCAGAAATGAGTCCCTGGGGTTCGGAGTGGATGCTAGGAATCAGTCTCtgcaccccatcccctccccagtggacacaatatagtggtcatgacatgcctgtgtctcccaataaacgtgattttagcctctgctgtcatcttggttttctgtggtgaggggaggagggccgaattcctggatgcctactgaccCCCCCACAAATTCAACGATCCAGTACAACTTCAGGGATGCAGCACAGATattatttctacagcacatggtcacctctccaccagcggccttgggaggaggatttggggactaaggggcttgctctaaacataaggcatttgaagtgggagagaagggccagctgtgggtgtctcagctaagctggtcctcatactgcttgcggaaacaatcaccagcagggaagaaatcccaacatctctcttggtagagaccagccaccacgttcctccccaccaacccttgacccctaacctcaccacaactcaaccctggagcccctgccacatcctagtccccagctcctcctagatgTTGCTCCAACCCCCAGACCTCAACTGCAGCCATAAACCTCAACCACTGgccctcatttttcttcatttctcacccaaactcacactgatcctcagcccctgggaattaTGCCCCTTCCAGACCCTCATTCCCAGAACTCAACCTCAACCCCAGGAGTcaacccaggcccccatctccctcagacccaggcctgggggagatccattccacacatctcaTCTGTAATAGGCTCCCATGCGGCGTGCCCGGCAACAAGTGAGAACCCGACCCCCAGGAGCTCATAGGACCTGTGTTACTAGGTGGCTGTGATAATGCAGAGACCTAATGCACTGTCAACACTGATACCCAAGTGTTTCTGTTACTAAGATCGTCATGGTTATTAGTCCTTtaaccctcagctccagcccagacagagTCACATCCTGGTCCTCCTGAGCTGACTTCCAGCCCTAACCCACCCGAGTCCTTGCTCCCAACACCCTCCTCGcccacttaacccatctgtgtgtTTCAGCCCCTCCCTCGCAGAAGACATACCTCCTCCTCTACTCCCCAAGGTAAGGTTCTGGGCAAaagctggtgggctgggggccaggaggccagggtccaCAGATGGTGGGATACcaagctctccagggctggagtctagGACACTAGTTCCCTTGAAGTCTGGGACGACCAGGATGATGATCCCACTGGGATGTGGAAGGGGCATCCCTGAACCTAGGGGTGGGactcaaaatatttagcctgATGAACACTCATCAGtagctggtcctcggaaagtccTGCTGTACCCAGCATTCACCCTCTGGTTGCCGGGGTATGTTGATGTTGTTCGGGGGGCGGTTCGAGGGGAAGGCTGCAGTGGTGGTCGGATATTGTGGGGAGGGTCAGACCCAAGATGCAGCATCAGATCTGGCAGAGGCAGACTGCAGGGTGCCCTCTCTCAGAGATCATCTCATGtatttccccaccctccctctctgtttccaaaaacCAAGATCCGTTCTCCATCGGACGAGGGTCCTGGGGGGACTGcggatgaggggcagctgagcccagtGGTATTGGTCCGCTGTGCCAGTGTGCCTCCCCCTGGCACCACCCACATtgtgcctcccccacccacccgaAACCGCCACGTAACCGCTCACTCAGGTAACAAGGCAgtctggggatggaggtgggcatAGGTGGGGGTAGGGCAGGTCGGGGGGGGTGCTTTGGGAGCTGATTTTCCCCACCCAAACTCAGAATCTTCACTGTGGAACCCAGCCCTCGGGAACATGACCAGCTCCCGCTTTTGCCCTCCAAGGAGGAatagatgaagagaaaggtgaggccagctgtgctgaggactcacaccgctgatcggggctggggatgcctggtTGGGGTTGCGGGGCCGAagactaataatgatgacaggtgacatttgttgagcaactcctctgtgccagacactgacctcATGTCATTACATGATATATGccttcacagatggagatagatagcacagagatagatattgtcccccatttaaaaatgggggaaactgaggcacagcggggtaagtagatttcgaaggtcataaacctttgaggaggcagaggcaggatttgaaccttggcactccagagtcttaaccacggcaacttcctgtcccctcctctcttctgctggatggGCAGCTGCCCTGCCCCTATGGCCAACCCAGGGATGTGCCCTTCTCCTAAAGTTGTTCAATGGCTGCCCTCTCTGGATCCACAGCACGGCAGCCTCGAAACACCCCTCCAACAAAGGTGAGCATTCAGGAGATTCTCAGAGaatgtgatggggatggggagggtccttaatggaggtggagatgcagggacaaggggagggtctTAATGGGGGGGGGAGTTGAGGAGCAGTGGCGGGGGCAGAGCTAGGGGTTACAGTTGGGGTTTAAGGATCAAAGATGGGTAGAGTGAATatgagtttgagagtgaaaatcagaaaaattagagtttggaggccaggagtgtcagataaggcagaaaggccagcgttCGGGGTACAAGCCTAGGGACAGATGGACCCCATTTACCTCAGTTGGAGGTTAGTGGTAGAGAGGCTAAGATCAGCATATTGGGGTCGGGAGACTTAGGGATTAGAATGTAGccgaaagggaaagtatttggggatcaaagatgtggagacaaggtcagtgaagggtaaatgttaaggaaacagtattagaattgactttctgtcacactggacagaaaaagctatccatcagggcatctgaatttgaggatcagtgttGAGATAGGAGTATAATTTAGGGACCAGACTGGTGAGAAGgggggatagaatttagagggctattacgggaggcatgtttagtgttgaggtcagaattgaggagacagagggtaaGGATTTGTGGGTCAGAGATGGCAGAACCAGCAGAACGTGGGAGGTCAGAGTCTGGGGAGAATGTGACAggctccagggaacaggtcaggatttgagttcagatttgggaaaacagggactggaaatgtcagtgttggaggcaagtagagaattgagggtcagggctgggaacagagtacccgtgtttggggtcagatgaggggtcctgggaggtcctcgatgatgaggcaggtcccagcatcttcatatctgttccccaagaccagcacttactcctgggagctgaggaaggcattttcattctgaaccgaaatgatcagggggccacgctggagatggtgagggccaggcagcaccgcgggtgagccaagggtgggaggctggaattGGGAGGTGCTGGGGTCTTACAGGAGCTGTCTCCTCCATGCTCTGCAGCTCTTTCTAGCCGGACTACCCGGGTGTACTCCATCAACaatgtcctcatgtctctctcaggtctggctgtgGGTTGGTTGGGATGTGTTGGAGTGGGGGGTTCACAACTTAAGGAGTCAAGTGTCACGGGATGGGAGCTAGCTGGGCACAGCTGGAAAAAACACTTAGGATCCCCTTCCAAAGAGCCCACAATTCAAATCCTAGCCACGTTTTAAATTAAGGACTTGGGGCAAGAGACTTTggcttcccaagcctctgtttccccatctgtaaaatggggctcacaatactgccacctctcaagtcagttttgaggtATTCCTACAATGAGttagtctttacatttctttgatggtcataTGACATTCCTTATCCCATATTTTACTAAACTAGAGTGAGCGAGCTGAaggttaaaattttgtgtcattgttttacaaaagctttgtgtaaaataatttctcatttgtgagggaacaccaagccagataggatttgtgagctcattaatatcacatcagggatgagaaacttttacagaatctctaggtatgtttcttcttaaagttttgtaatatgtgtaactttaactgactggttaagtgtccatagattctcatgtgactacaggcaccactagggTTAGAAACGTACTTATTTTAGGCACCATTGTTCACCAGAgccaagcacactgcctggcctcccgtgggcatttaaaatatgttaagtgagAAGCCAAGAAATACAGGTGCTTGAGATTTAAAGGCTtgggcatttcaaagggatggggcccagggaagggatggggaaagctgGGAGTGTGCAGTGCCCTATAACTTCCTGCTTCCCCtaaatacacacaccctgcaggaAAGACCCCCCACCTGTATTCTCATAGcatcctgggcctgctggaatggaaagaggccagagcaggaagccccATTGCTCACATCAGTCCCCACCGGCTCCTAGCAAGGTACGAGACCCCAGTGGAACCACAGACCCCTCTAATATCTGATTCCtaccccgcacccccacccccacccccacccccacccccactcacgcCTACCTGGTTCTGCAGGAAGAACATGGTCTCCACTAAGTTCCGGGATACCAAAGGTTGCCGGGCGTGCTGTGTGGGGGAGAGAGAATCTCGTGGATATgcagaggggagcggggccaggggcatgacttggactctagccactgaagagggttgcgatttaaggcagggtgtccagagcccggggaaagatgtgtggcctttgggggcgcggggcaggggagacaggattgaccctaacccatccttccccacctccacagcggagggcgctagctccgggggcccgttcctgtgtggggcattgGAGACATCCGTGGTCCTGCTTCAGTGGCAGCAGCCCATGAACAAGTTCCTGCTTCTCCGGGTAGGGggcctgtaagcactggggactttgtcaggttctgtggcgggggccttccactcttctgctgagagctctttgaagtcgGGCTTCCACCCGAGGTCTCTTCCCAATCACCCGGAGAGCCCGCTCACCTGAaggctcctccttctgaggccctccggttctttaagccccgcccttcgccccgggcctaatt of the Camelus dromedarius isolate mCamDro1 unplaced genomic scaffold, mCamDro1.pat HAP1_SCAFFOLD_167, whole genome shotgun sequence genome contains:
- the LOC135320867 gene encoding LOW QUALITY PROTEIN: mitogen-activated protein kinase kinase kinase kinase 1-like (The sequence of the model RefSeq protein was modified relative to this genomic sequence to represent the inferred CDS: inserted 1 base in 1 codon; substituted 3 bases at 3 genomic stop codons) produces the protein MLPPPHVVPGVGGSQGLLGPVTGPLSELQISYVCREVLQGLAYLHSQKKIHRDIKGANIPIKDPGEVRLADFGISAQIGDTLARCLXFIGTPYWMAAEVAAVALKGGYNELCDIWSLGITAIELAELQPTLFDVHTLRVLFLMNKSGYQPPRLKEKGKWSAAFHIFVKVALNKSAKKRPGTTKMLSHQLVSQPGLNRGLILELLDKLRNPGKGAAVGEIEDEEPELPPAIPRRIRSTHRSSSVGIPDADCCRRHMEFRKPRGMXSRPTADTARLQPPGGFKSSSPRSGTLRNLSESENDYGNVDIPSLAEDIPPPLLPKVRFWIRSPSDEGPGGTADEGQLSPVVLVRCASVPPPGTTHIVPPPPTRNRHVTAHSESSLWNPXPREHDQLPLLPSKEEXMKRKGCALLLKLFNGCPLWIHSTAASKHPSNKDQHLLLGAEEGIFILNRNDQGATLEMVRASRTTRVYSINNVLMSLSGKTPHLYSHSILGLLEWKEARAGSPIAHISPHRLLARKNMVSTKFRDTKGCRACCVGERESPEGASSGGPFLCGALETSVVLLQWQQPMNKFLLLRQVLFPLHTPLPVFSLLTGPGSELPAVCIGVSPGQPAESVFFHTVRFGALSCWRGEMSAEHKGPVQVTQVEEDKVMVTSGFRMFTGPLSELQISYVCREVLQGANIPIKDPGEVRLGECGWMAAEVAAVALKGGYNELCDIWSLGITAIELAELQPTLFDVHTLRSAAFHIFVKVALNKSAKKRPGTTKMLSHQLVSQPGLNRGLILELLDKLRNPGKGAAVGEIEDEEPELPPAIPRRIRSTHRSSSVGIPDADCCRNLSESENDYALSSRTTRVYSINNVLMSLSAEGASSGGPFLCGALETSVVLLQWQQPMNKFLLLRVGGL